The following are from one region of the Ignavibacteriota bacterium genome:
- a CDS encoding O-antigen ligase family protein has product MYVDYVGYSIVISFIFLMLKKRGKLISLIVLCILSLALIFTQTRSIWLVTGATLFLSFLHLFFSSQKYQLSRLKLSVGFISIIFAISIFTLTLKDVNKDYFERVEIKKIEQTDDPMRLTLQINSLVTRYFIWSAAWEAFINNPVIGVGIYGFPFVSKEYSDVDPFLYKSFIEKLTPHETFLAILTEGGILGFLGFMFFLISTILYAIKNYKLSRSQDELFYSELILWLTIYTLLSMIVTDAWLWGHGIVLWGVLLGLSIANRKILGRRTGIAST; this is encoded by the coding sequence ATGTACGTCGACTATGTTGGATATTCAATTGTGATTTCATTCATTTTCTTAATGCTTAAGAAAAGAGGAAAGCTGATAAGTCTGATTGTTTTGTGTATTCTTTCGCTTGCTCTTATCTTTACTCAAACCCGAAGTATCTGGTTAGTGACCGGAGCTACTCTATTCTTAAGTTTTTTGCACTTATTTTTTAGCAGCCAAAAGTATCAATTGAGCCGACTAAAATTATCTGTAGGTTTTATTTCAATCATTTTTGCTATAAGCATTTTTACTCTGACTTTAAAGGATGTAAACAAAGATTATTTTGAACGAGTAGAAATAAAAAAGATTGAGCAAACAGACGATCCGATGCGACTAACTCTCCAAATAAATTCTTTGGTAACAAGATATTTCATTTGGTCAGCTGCATGGGAGGCTTTTATTAATAACCCTGTTATTGGTGTTGGAATTTATGGATTCCCATTTGTTTCCAAAGAATATTCTGACGTAGATCCGTTTCTTTACAAATCGTTTATTGAAAAACTTACACCTCATGAAACATTCTTAGCAATCCTTACTGAAGGTGGTATACTAGGATTTTTAGGCTTCATGTTTTTTTTAATCTCAACTATACTTTATGCAATAAAAAACTACAAGCTAAGTAGATCCCAAGACGAACTTTTTTATTCTGAGCTAATTCTGTGGTTAACTATTTATACTCTGCTTTCGATGATTGTTACAGACGCCTGGTTGTGGGGACACGGAATTGTGCTGTGGGGAGTACTTTTAGGTTTATCAATTGCTAACAGGAAAATTTTAGGGCGTAGAACAGGCATAGCGAGTACATGA
- a CDS encoding FkbM family methyltransferase, with amino-acid sequence MNIFYRIQRKTKKLIREYILNKEFVKKTKYGFKIKLDVSRDVDKHFYWGEFEIEIIEFLRTLLKRSSVFFDIGANIGIYSLLASKNILAGGKIFAFEPADWAYNRLTENIRINAVKNIETLKLAVSDFTGSNQFYVCEDDAYNSLISTPMKQVQKVIKINSIRLDDFCLKNNIKDIDILKIDVEGADFLVLKGAKNILRSDHSPIIICEFNRSITNGIKSSQDEFVFFMKELSYRFFTIKERKLVEIDLANTAANELICIKDCHLPKYNLNLKS; translated from the coding sequence ATGAATATTTTTTATAGAATACAGAGAAAAACAAAAAAGTTAATTCGTGAATACATTCTAAATAAAGAATTTGTAAAAAAAACTAAATATGGATTCAAAATTAAATTAGATGTTTCCAGAGACGTTGACAAACATTTTTACTGGGGAGAGTTCGAAATTGAAATAATTGAATTCTTGAGGACATTACTAAAAAGGAGTTCAGTTTTTTTTGATATTGGTGCTAATATCGGAATCTATTCTCTTCTAGCGAGTAAAAATATCTTAGCTGGCGGAAAAATTTTTGCCTTTGAGCCAGCAGATTGGGCATATAACCGTTTAACTGAAAACATAAGAATTAATGCTGTAAAGAATATTGAAACATTGAAACTTGCCGTTTCTGATTTTACAGGTTCAAATCAATTTTATGTTTGTGAGGATGATGCGTATAATTCACTGATCAGTACCCCAATGAAGCAGGTACAGAAAGTAATCAAAATTAATTCAATTCGTCTTGATGATTTCTGTCTGAAAAATAATATTAAGGATATAGATATTTTAAAGATTGATGTTGAAGGTGCTGATTTCTTAGTTCTGAAAGGAGCCAAGAATATCTTAAGATCAGACCATTCCCCTATAATTATTTGCGAATTTAATAGAAGTATAACCAATGGTATAAAATCTTCACAGGATGAGTTTGTTTTTTTTATGAAAGAGTTGTCTTATAGATTTTTTACAATAAAAGAAAGAAAACTTGTTGAAATTGATTTAGCAAATACAGCAGCTAATGAGCTTATCTGTATAAAAGACTGCCATCTCCCCAAGTACAATCTTAACCTTAAATCCTGA
- a CDS encoding oligosaccharide flippase family protein, with product MKKKLLWSSITGTFQVILNTVLIFIVIPVFISTLGLHSYSIFSLLLLFNNLNVFMNLGLNTSLIKYVAEQGRSQQSNYDIAVSFSLLFIVLIPISTAAIFFTEFFLSNVFNISQVYITSGTTLLFNAIIISNCFLLLGQIFSAVLDAQQKVYLNNAALILYNFLYWGLILLSLLKFPGFTAISISILTATIVWFVVVYILFKKTWGSFKLRGVRKNFLITAKKQLSYGVKLYLSGSISFFHEPLTKLLISHFVGLTEVAFFDIAIRLKNQLWNLTSRVFYPLFPFISQLSDKEKIRKLIHTVEQKTAFLIIPIVCIVIYVSKPFVEIWIGNDVEVISVSMISITVAYLLAVIVVPVYQYLMAKGYPGKTIIIQILNVIVNTCLFFLTLPWIGYNAAVISSVGSILSSFTLTLYYQKKYLNSLILDNFKQLWKSFLILSINILIGLALSEIIEKDILKIIIIPLVLITVSVYMFRVLKIFSREEINKFAVSESTLLKVADKIFVKK from the coding sequence ATGAAGAAGAAACTCCTCTGGAGCTCAATTACAGGAACTTTTCAGGTAATCCTTAACACAGTTCTAATTTTTATTGTAATCCCAGTTTTTATAAGCACACTTGGTTTACATTCTTATAGTATTTTCTCGTTGTTATTATTATTCAACAACCTGAATGTATTTATGAATTTGGGATTAAATACTTCCCTAATTAAGTATGTTGCAGAACAAGGAAGGTCTCAACAATCAAATTATGATATAGCAGTTAGTTTCTCATTGCTTTTTATTGTTCTCATTCCAATCTCAACAGCTGCTATTTTCTTTACTGAGTTTTTTTTAAGCAACGTTTTTAACATAAGCCAAGTATATATTACATCCGGAACAACCTTACTTTTTAATGCGATTATTATTTCAAACTGTTTTTTGTTACTCGGACAAATATTTAGTGCCGTTTTAGATGCTCAGCAGAAAGTTTACCTGAATAATGCCGCTCTCATACTTTATAACTTTCTTTATTGGGGACTAATTCTTCTGTCACTGCTTAAATTTCCCGGGTTCACTGCAATTAGCATTAGCATTCTGACAGCGACAATAGTGTGGTTTGTTGTAGTATACATCTTATTTAAGAAAACCTGGGGCAGTTTTAAATTACGAGGTGTTAGAAAGAATTTCTTAATCACCGCAAAAAAGCAACTTTCATATGGTGTTAAACTTTATTTAAGCGGCTCAATTAGCTTTTTTCATGAACCCCTCACAAAACTGCTTATCAGTCATTTTGTTGGACTGACTGAAGTCGCTTTTTTTGATATAGCAATAAGGTTAAAAAATCAACTTTGGAATCTTACAAGCCGTGTATTTTATCCACTCTTTCCATTTATTTCACAGCTTAGCGATAAGGAAAAAATTAGAAAATTAATTCATACTGTTGAACAAAAAACAGCTTTTCTAATTATTCCCATTGTATGCATTGTTATATATGTTTCTAAGCCATTTGTTGAAATCTGGATTGGGAATGATGTTGAAGTTATTTCAGTAAGTATGATTTCGATCACTGTTGCATATTTGCTTGCTGTTATAGTAGTTCCGGTGTATCAATACTTAATGGCAAAAGGTTACCCGGGAAAAACAATTATCATACAGATTTTGAACGTCATTGTGAACACCTGTCTTTTCTTTCTTACATTACCTTGGATTGGCTACAATGCAGCAGTAATTAGCAGTGTTGGGTCAATTTTAAGCTCATTCACATTAACACTGTATTATCAGAAAAAATATTTAAATAGTCTAATACTTGATAATTTTAAACAACTTTGGAAGTCCTTTCTGATTCTAAGCATTAATATTTTAATAGGACTAGCTTTATCTGAAATTATAGAGAAGGATATTCTTAAGATTATAATTATCCCTCTGGTTTTGATAACGGTATCTGTATACATGTTTCGTGTGCTGAAAATATTTTCAAGAGAAGAAATTAATAAATTTGCAGTCAGCGAAAGCACTTTGTTGAAAGTCGCCGATAAAATTTTTGTGAAAAAATGA